From one Mycolicibacterium sp. HK-90 genomic stretch:
- a CDS encoding McrC family protein: protein MTPPPLTLIEGGATELVGLTSAEYQALQQLGFVNIALTLDSGVYEVGAGRKVGAVALGERQIIVRPKITDLNRLVFLLGYARDPGFWRDDPVGLTGADELLPGIAEAFARIASRAVEQGLLQGYRTITDRLPVLRGRMLAGEQMTRLYGLPVPLAVEYDDFTVDIAENRLLLMATTRLLTVPRLSETARRRLLRLRRALADVSALPRGAALPSWQPSRLNARYQPALRLAQIILAAESFEHHVGDLRVTGYMFDMWRIFEDFVTTALSEALADLGGRCVPQAPLHLDEADRVDIQPDLVCYFGDQPAAVIDAKYKAERPDGFPNADLYQMLAYCTVLGLPEGHLLYAKGNEPINTHQVRGAGVVIHCHALDLGSPPVGLLQQVEELARRIAYRSAINKYKVNAAEATAATLFTEV, encoded by the coding sequence ATGACACCACCGCCGCTGACCCTGATTGAGGGGGGAGCCACCGAGCTCGTCGGTCTGACGTCGGCCGAGTACCAGGCGCTGCAGCAGCTGGGCTTCGTCAATATCGCACTCACGCTCGATTCGGGTGTGTATGAGGTTGGCGCCGGCCGAAAGGTCGGTGCGGTCGCATTGGGCGAACGGCAAATCATCGTACGTCCCAAGATCACCGATCTGAATCGCCTGGTGTTTCTTCTGGGGTATGCCCGAGATCCGGGTTTTTGGCGCGATGACCCGGTCGGCCTCACCGGCGCGGACGAACTGCTACCCGGCATCGCCGAAGCGTTCGCCCGCATTGCTTCTCGCGCGGTGGAACAGGGCCTCTTGCAGGGCTATCGGACAATCACCGACCGACTGCCTGTCCTACGCGGGCGGATGCTGGCGGGGGAGCAGATGACTCGGCTGTACGGGTTGCCGGTTCCCCTCGCCGTCGAGTACGACGACTTCACCGTCGATATCGCCGAGAATCGCTTGCTGCTCATGGCGACCACACGCCTGCTGACCGTGCCTCGGCTCAGCGAGACCGCCCGGCGAAGGCTGCTACGGCTCCGGCGTGCTCTTGCTGATGTGTCCGCGCTGCCCCGCGGCGCCGCGCTTCCCAGTTGGCAACCAAGCCGCCTCAACGCTCGGTATCAACCGGCGCTTCGGCTGGCCCAGATCATCCTTGCCGCAGAATCATTCGAACACCACGTCGGCGATCTCAGAGTGACGGGCTACATGTTTGACATGTGGCGGATTTTCGAGGACTTCGTCACGACCGCATTGAGCGAAGCCCTGGCGGACTTGGGGGGACGGTGTGTGCCACAAGCACCGTTGCATCTGGACGAAGCGGATCGAGTCGATATTCAACCGGACCTCGTGTGCTACTTCGGCGATCAACCCGCAGCGGTGATCGATGCGAAGTACAAGGCCGAGCGGCCGGACGGCTTCCCGAACGCCGACCTCTACCAAATGCTGGCGTACTGCACTGTGCTCGGACTGCCGGAGGGGCACCTGCTTTACGCAAAAGGGAACGAGCCAATCAATACCCATCAGGTGCGTGGAGCCGGCGTGGTGATCCATTGTCATGCCTTGGATTTAGGGTCGCCCCCGGTGGGTCTGCTCCAGCAGGTTGAGGAGCTGGCTCGGAGGATCGCCTATCGTTCGGCGATCAATAAGTATAAAGTGAATGCGGCCGAGGCGACGGCAGCGACGTTGTTTACGGAGGTATGA
- a CDS encoding CBS domain-containing protein, which produces MAEVELDEVGELGDQLPSGAGAFLKTVKHKKPQTIAVREFLGFWGYKRRGASIVRVIERALAQRGLTSSPEIVKADYYGDVTILDRRDLAEDADLEIGWPISSVLDVEKELIAVGPDESLIAVETLMVMHDFSQIPVLSKTGRDLYGSVTWKSIARWSGERSEGTARQAMDANSHSAQSSENLLDHIENIIKYEYLYIRDPSNMYVGILTATDLAQSFHSTSGPFIKIGEIESRLRVIVNELPLPVIQQAKQPTDQSRQINDASDLTFGEYVRIIQNPEHWDQLRLPFDRATVVKNLEEVNQIRNDVMHFRPNLDGQTTSAIDRCLNWLRVSRSK; this is translated from the coding sequence GTGGCCGAGGTTGAATTAGACGAGGTTGGCGAACTGGGAGACCAACTTCCCTCAGGCGCAGGCGCATTCCTCAAGACGGTCAAACATAAAAAGCCTCAAACAATCGCTGTGCGAGAATTTCTTGGATTTTGGGGGTACAAGCGACGCGGCGCGTCGATCGTACGAGTGATCGAGAGGGCGCTCGCTCAACGTGGTCTTACTTCATCGCCCGAGATTGTCAAAGCTGACTATTACGGTGACGTGACCATTTTGGACCGTCGAGATTTAGCGGAAGATGCAGATCTGGAGATTGGTTGGCCGATCTCATCTGTACTGGACGTCGAAAAGGAACTCATCGCGGTCGGCCCCGACGAGTCATTAATTGCTGTAGAAACCCTTATGGTCATGCATGATTTTTCTCAGATTCCCGTCCTCAGTAAAACGGGCCGCGACCTGTATGGATCTGTTACTTGGAAGTCTATTGCGCGGTGGAGTGGCGAGAGGTCTGAAGGGACGGCCAGGCAGGCGATGGATGCGAACAGTCACAGCGCCCAATCGAGTGAAAATCTGCTAGACCACATCGAAAATATCATCAAATACGAATATCTCTATATTAGAGATCCATCAAATATGTATGTCGGAATTTTGACGGCTACCGACCTCGCACAGAGCTTTCACTCAACTTCTGGTCCATTTATCAAGATCGGAGAGATAGAGAGTCGGCTTAGGGTAATTGTGAACGAACTTCCTCTTCCGGTGATTCAGCAAGCAAAGCAACCTACTGACCAATCGCGGCAGATTAATGACGCATCTGATCTAACCTTCGGTGAGTACGTGCGTATAATTCAAAATCCTGAGCACTGGGATCAATTGCGATTGCCATTTGATCGTGCAACTGTTGTGAAGAACCTGGAAGAGGTGAACCAGATCCGGAACGACGTCATGCATTTTAGGCCTAATCTGGATGGTCAAACAACTAGCGCGATCGATCGTTGTCTAAATTGGTTACGGGTTTCGCGATCCAAGTAG